Part of the Candidatus Saccharibacteria bacterium genome, TGGGTGGCGCGCACCAACCGCAGAACTTGGTCTTACTGAGCCATCTTCTTCAATAATCATGCCGTAGCATTGTTCTGCAAATTCACTAGAATACTCGCGGTATTTATTATGGTCATCAAAAGTGTCTACTAAACTAGGGAAACAGCTTGGATTGTCTCTGAAGATATAATTGTCGTAAATGCAGGGGTCGTTATTAACTTCTTCAGATTGAGAATGTTCGATCTCTTCATCTGTCCATGCTACCCGGTACAAGCCATTATATTGTTGAGCGACGCTGGTTATGCCAGTTGTACCAGCATAGGCGGCACCAGAAAACGGCTTAATGATTTGGTCGGGCATAATTGCGGCAATGGCCCGGCCGCCATATTGAACAGGGTTTTCGCTGTAGTTGTTTCGAATAAGCAGCTGAGCGACTAATGATCGAGGTTCTTTTATGTCAAAAATTCGAGCAAAAAATGGTTTTTGGGCGTACTCATTTCGCTGCTCCTCAAGCGCGCGTCCGTTAATTTTGGCCTCATCAGCTTCGCTAATTTTAAGCGCGCCCTTTGAGTAGGCATCTTCGTTGTTTGATAAAAGTTTTCCTACATCAGCCACATCCCAATACCCTGGTCCAGCAATATCAAATGGAATCGGTTGGCCAATGTAGCCCCTGACTGCCATATCGATAATATTAGACAACAGCGGACCGGCTGCTGTTTCGATCAATGCCGAAATTACTCCACCATCAACGATATCAATAAAAAATCCAGCTGGACCATTTACAAAATCGCAGGTTGTTTGAAGCCCAGGTATATTGCTAATAAAGTTAGATATCGGGTCTGATGTAGCGTCGAGTCGCGGCACGGTGTCTTCGGCTTGCTGTATACCACCCTCTTCACCTAATTTGTCTTTTAGTTTTGCAGATGCTGTCCAGTTGACTTCTTTTTCTGGAATAGTAATGGTCTTTCCGTCCTCATCTTTTACGGTGTAGGACTCTTCTTTTAGGTTAAATTGCTCAGCGTCTATCGCCGCCTCTTGGAGGTCGATTCCGGGGTCACTGGCTTTAAACTGCGAGCCAAGCGACTCGCCCTTTGCTGCCATTCGCATTGATTGCAGCCACACTAAGTTAAAATGCGCTGAGTCAATTTGCGAACTTATGCCTTGGGCTAAGCAAAGTCCTCCTATTATTCCAACGCCCCCAGCCGCTAAAGCCGTCCGCCCAGAGCTTACTTTTTCTGACCCTATGCCATCCCCGCTATTAGCATTTTGACTGCCGGCTTCTATTTCTGGATTCAATTCACGAATGGTGCCATCACTGTCAGTGTATGTTGAAGTCAAACCAACCCTCGCATCAACACCGTCTGTGATAGCACTTTGTCGGCTTTCTCTGACTTTTTGGCGGAATTCTTCAAAGGAAAATTTATCGTCTAGACTAGAGCGAACATCTCCCAGCCAACGGTAATTAACTCCAGCACGTATGCGCAAACGCCGCTTACCCAGCACGCCTGCATTTTTTATATCTTGATTGACTACCCGAGTAGCGACGTCTATCGCTTTTCTACCATCTCTGGTTTGGAGGTCGGTCAACTCAAGTCTGCCAGTCTCAGTATTTAATGTAAGTCTGTCGCCAAATTCTTCACGGAATTCATTCACTGTTCGTGTATCGCTTGGATCTATACTGATAGCACCAAGACGATTATTTGCTCCTCTGCTGTAATCTAGTTCAATACCACGCGCCCCCATAATATCTGTAATTGCGTCGGCTTGTTTATTCCCTAAAATACTCAGTCGTCGATTTTCTGGATTATTTGGATTGCGCAAAAATCGATACATACGGGTAGCAGCTGAAACATCTTGATCTTCAACAAAGGGTGCGTGAAATTGGTCAAGTAGTTCTGCGAAGTGAACGAATTGTAGGGGTCCTTGAAGTATTGAGCCTAGTCCAAAAAGCCCACCAGCGATTAAAATTCCAACTAATCCGTGGCGACGTCTGTATAAAAAACCACGGGTTTCAGTTTTTGCATTTTTTAGCAGCTTGTTTTCTCGAACCAAACCGCCGCTGGTTTGAACAGACTGATCTTTAGGTTTTTTGTCGTTATTATTTAGGTGTTCGTATTGCGAAGCCGTATACGGTCCACTCGAGCCGTTGCCAGAAGCTCCATTGGTGTTTTTCTTCTCCATAGGACTTTGAGTCCCAGGCTGTTGGTTGAATGGACTAGGACGAATTCCACTGAAGTTTTCATCATTTTTTGTTTGTTCATTTGGCGAGCTCTGATTGGCAAAATCCTCTATTTCTTGCAGCTTATTTTCACCTCCAGAATTTGCGTAGTTCTCAATATGCCCTATGCCTTTGTCGAGGGGGTTTTGTGCTGATGGCTGATTAAATATATCCTCAAGTCCATTTGCCGAAAGATCTTTGCGTTTCTTCGGATCTTTGAGGTTACCGCCAGCCACTAGAAGACTCCTGGGTTAGCGCCTCCACCAGGCGTATCGGTTGGTTTGTTTGCTTGTTCTTGCTGGATGCCAGACGGAGCGAGCGGGGTTTGGGGAACTTCTGGAGCCTTTGGTTGTGTAGCTTGCTGCTGTCGGCGCAGTTCGGCACCTTCGGCAAGTTCTTGAGCTTGCTTCATCTGCTTAATCTGTTCAGGATTGGTGCTAATAAGTTCAGTCTCTGTTGGGCTGGCGTCAATTTTAATGTGAATGTGGTTTTGGCCGGCAAAAAACAAGCCTTGTCCAACCGGGAAGTTGGTTAGGCGCTTAGTTTCCTCAGAGGTGAGCTTAAAGGTGTTGCTGACAATTTCTACGGCTGATGGAGCTTGTTTAAGAAGGATTTGCATCGACGAGTTGCTAACCACTGCCCGACCCATTTTGTTACTCAAAAAGTCTTCGACATCTTGGCTGATAGTAGTGAGGCCAAGGTAATATTTACGGGCTCGTTTTGCCAAGCTAAATAAGAAGTTGGCGCTGTCTTTATATTTCATTAACTGCCAAGCTTCATCAACAATTAACATGCGCTTTCGCTGGTCAGAGCGGACTTTGTTCCATATATAACTCAACACAATATACATGGCGACTGGCCGCAGCTCGTCTTCGAGGTCACGGATATTGAACACCACAAATTTATTGTTGATATCGACATTGGATTGCTGGCTAAAAATACCAGCAAAGGTGCCTGTTGTGTATTTACGTAGTAATTGGGCTAGTTGAGGACCAGTACCGCCGGTATTGAGCAGTGTGTTGTAGAGGTCAATTATGGTTGGCGGTGTCGAATTATGAGTAAGCGGGTCGTTGGTGATTCCAGCCTTGTGGTAGGTCTCAATCAAGGCTTGGTCTAGATCGGCTTCTGCTGCGGCACCAATGTTGCCACCCATCATCAGCCGCAGTAGGCCATGCAATGTCACCAGGTTTGAACGCAGGGCATTGTCGGCTTCTTCAGAGTCGACAACTTGCGGCAAATCAAACGGATTAATGTGAGTTTTCGAATTAAGGCTGAGTCGAACGTAGCTGCCGCCAACTGCTTCGGCTAATTTGTGATATTCGTTTTCGGGGTCAATAATTATTATTTCGGTACCAAGCATTAGGTTGCGTAGGGCCTCGAGCTTAACAGTAAACGACTTACCTGCACCGGACTTTGCAAATACCACCATGTTAGCGTTTTCTAGGCTAAAGCGATCAAAAATAACCAGGCCGTTATTGTGCATATTGATACCGTATAAAATGCCATTTTCTTGAGACAGGTCGGCTGATGTAAATGGGAAACTGGTAGAAATTGCTCCAGTATTCATGTTCCGACGGACCGATAATTGGTCTAGGCCTTGTGGGATCGTAGAGTTAAAGGCTTGCTCTTGCTGAACGGTAGCAGGTTTTGAGTACACTAGCTGCTGGCCAAGCACGCTTTCTACCTTATGCTGAACGTAGTTAAGCTCATCTAGGCTGTCGGCGTAGATCGTAAAGTACAGACTAAATCTAAAAAATCGCTCTTCACCTACTTGAAGTTTGTCTCGCAGTTCCTCGGCGTCGGTAATAGACGCTTGCAGGCCTGGGTCACGAACTTTGCCTTTTTCGGCATTAATCATAAGACTGGCTTCGAGTTGACCAACTTTTTTGCGAAGGTTTTCTAATACCACTTGACTGTCGACTGGGTTAATATACATCGACAAATCCATTACTTCGTCCATGTTGATAATGGGCGAAAGCCAGCCGGTGTAGATCTGCCGAGGATAGCCGTAGACATAAAAACTTCTTGCGTAACGGGTGCCTATTCGAAAGTAAGTTGATTCGTATTCAAGACTACTTGGAGCAATAAAGTCTCGAAGCGCCGACACGCCTTGCTGGAAACTAGCCTGCACCTCTTGTTGCTCGCGTAGCTGTTGCTGTTGAGCCAGCGTCATTGGGTCTTGTTGGTTTTTTTTGCCGAATAATGCCATTAGAACAGATTCTCCTTTAAGTCAGGTCGTGGTGCATCGCCTTCGCCGCGGGTAATGTATGGCTGTTCAACGCCGCTCGAACTACTGAGTGGTTGGGTTGTAGCTGTGTCGGGGTTGTAGACATCGTAGTAGAGCTCAATAAGCTCCTGAGTGTTGAGTGGTATTGCCTGTACGCCCATTTGATTCATTGACTCAAGCACAGCTTGGACGCGGTTTTTTAGCTCGGTTTTAGCTTTAATTAAATCCTCTTCGTTAATGGTGATAGTTGGAGTTTTACGGTTAAAGACAGCTGTAAACTTGCCAGCTTTGTTAGTTATATTTTGATGAGCAGTTGGCTCAAACGGAACAATCACAAAAAATTGCTTATCCATAATATTAGCTGTTTGCGAAAGGTATTCGATGTAGGCTAAGTAGTCTTCCATAAGTAGGCCAAGCAAAATATTGTCTTGGTTTTCGCGCAGCGTATTGAGTTTGTTTAGGTAATTTCTCAAATCAACTTTGCGTGAGCGCATAGTAATTTGAACTTGAAAATACAATGAATTTAAAAAACCTTGGTAGGCCGATTCCACGCCGCCTCGTTCTTGCGGACTCATAAGGTCAAAGTTAATGCTTTGAGCTAATACAACCGCTCGGTAGCTTCCATCTTTCATAATGACAATACCATCGCGAATTTCAGCAATTTGCAGACTGTTTTGGGTGCTGTTTGGATTGGTTGGCTTAGGTTGTTCGTGGGTTGTTTGTGGCTGCTGATTTTGAGGAGCTGGTTGCTGCTGGATTTGAGGCTGCTGAAATGCCTGCTGCGGCTGAGGGATTGGTTGTTGCTGGCCTAGGTTTTGCGCAGGGACTGGTTGTGGTTGAGTAACAGGATTATTTTCCGGTGTAAAAACCGGCTGCGCTGGTTGTGCTGCCTGTTGATTTTCTTGAGGATTCATTTGCGTAAAAAACCGCCCACCTGTTTAGAAACTGTTCTCTTCCCTTACCTCTGTATTGTAAGGCAAAAGCTATGCTTATTCCAGTGGTTAGTGCTGTATATTTAGCTCGTTGGAGTCAGTGCTGTGCTCGATTTCCATTTCTTGAGCTCGAGCGGCAATGGAACTGACAGATAGTTCTTGATTTTGCTCCAGCTCTTTTATTCGCTGCTGTAGTGCTTTGTCGTCTTGGGTCGGCTGGACTGGTTCGACCTGCTCACTAGTTGTTTG contains:
- a CDS encoding DUF87 domain-containing protein is translated as MALFGKKNQQDPMTLAQQQQLREQQEVQASFQQGVSALRDFIAPSSLEYESTYFRIGTRYARSFYVYGYPRQIYTGWLSPIINMDEVMDLSMYINPVDSQVVLENLRKKVGQLEASLMINAEKGKVRDPGLQASITDAEELRDKLQVGEERFFRFSLYFTIYADSLDELNYVQHKVESVLGQQLVYSKPATVQQEQAFNSTIPQGLDQLSVRRNMNTGAISTSFPFTSADLSQENGILYGINMHNNGLVIFDRFSLENANMVVFAKSGAGKSFTVKLEALRNLMLGTEIIIIDPENEYHKLAEAVGGSYVRLSLNSKTHINPFDLPQVVDSEEADNALRSNLVTLHGLLRLMMGGNIGAAAEADLDQALIETYHKAGITNDPLTHNSTPPTIIDLYNTLLNTGGTGPQLAQLLRKYTTGTFAGIFSQQSNVDINNKFVVFNIRDLEDELRPVAMYIVLSYIWNKVRSDQRKRMLIVDEAWQLMKYKDSANFLFSLAKRARKYYLGLTTISQDVEDFLSNKMGRAVVSNSSMQILLKQAPSAVEIVSNTFKLTSEETKRLTNFPVGQGLFFAGQNHIHIKIDASPTETELISTNPEQIKQMKQAQELAEGAELRRQQQATQPKAPEVPQTPLAPSGIQQEQANKPTDTPGGGANPGVF